One window of Bactrocera tryoni isolate S06 chromosome 2, CSIRO_BtryS06_freeze2, whole genome shotgun sequence genomic DNA carries:
- the LOC120768457 gene encoding nuclear pore complex protein Nup107 has product MSNSVLTTSKRSLVQIKPQTAKELYTHQSASPNELSISLLPNELSRVLDQPERQRSLNYSDTFFGNYNDTTCDVFNISDRSTLEENTKLFLLKEKTDSLFPQFQEVLQGRTNDSEVFDTIQNLIQTCAGVADELQKTFRENATMSKCQINNYKWLDQEINTWRLLFALYKDRIMVQAEDVGMDCNMPPLGGSEKEVIAQLYACNSTLREYQLMVDWLEACYNRKDSQPQVGHVTNRAVGWENTLFQLQNRRDVAFGTGVDIVKALDPDAPHRERRPLHALDEEDNLRLSRCIFAEIRQGRIDEAMTLCKYSGQTWRAAILEGWRLHEDPNYETQFNTREKQPIEGNPRRDIWKKCAWLMADCKKFDEYTRAIAGAFCGHLDSLKALLNVSWEDVLWAYLKVQIDIRVESEIRACCIKAYLPLPDTYWNSKMSLEQIFEELSVHKDAAVRDYNCSKVGIIQKYLILDNIGELLQIMRRWVEESNKSNDPRDSLSPHILRFITHIVLFMRQIGRVDKEETADFIVAAYVDCLIKMGDAQLVAFYTAALPGKFQMFLYSKFLEGITDTASRSAALTEAINAGLDVENITRYTVDNIRQRVPDIIEKAAMSDAKLKIGEISSFDQRKISALEWLTFLPTQRGELLWQANAMIRTFLGENKSECVRAVYEIVPTDSLSQIINIYGSNENFPCREQCSIKEYLSYKIYLTAIESFGEWSRLLHNRPKEPNVITAGANFTERVASEHKGQVYHADLKRWEANLEEQTKLTRDALFNILLFPEKGWLIDPDTSKDPVNINGLDWQNRQIQLEKLRSICIPEMVLLLHKVLHVSGDYQGCVKLSDEIASETRQLYKVYTKHKLAELLSKLSESSLQLLNKKLDPWGYVSTL; this is encoded by the exons atgtcaaataGTGTATTAACTACTTCGAAGCGCAGCCTCGTTCAAATAAAACCTCAAACAGCTAAAGAATTATACACCCACCAAAGTGCAAGCCCTAATGAACTCTCAATCTCTTTACTACCAAACGAATTGTCCCGCGTTTTAGATCAACCGGAACGCCAACGGTCATTGAATTATTCTGACACATTTTTTGGGAACTACAACGATACTACTTGTGATGTTTTCAACATTAGTGACAGGTCCACTTTAGAGGAAAATACAAAGTTATTCTTACTTAAGGAAAAAACAGATTCATTATTTCCTCAATTCCAAGAAGTTTTGCAAGGACGCACAAATGACTCTGAAGTTTTTGatacaatacaaaatttgatacagacATGTGCTGGTGTAGCTGATGAATTGCAGAAAACCTTTCGAGAGAATGCAACTATGTCCAAATGTCAAATTAACAATTACAAATGGTTGGACCAAGAAATTAATACATGGAGATTGTTATTTGCTTTATACAAGGATAGAATCATGGTCCAAGCCGAAGATGTTGGTATGGATTGTAATATGCCACCTTTAGGAGGTTCGGAGAAAGAAGTAATTGCCCAActctatgcat GTAACTCTACATTACGAGAGTACCAACTGATGGTCGATTGGCTTGAAGCATGCTACAATCGAAAGGACTCACAACCTCAAGTTGGTCATGTTACAAATCGTGCAGTAGGTTGGGAAAATACTCTTTTTCAACTACAAAACCGACGTGATGTAGCTTTTGGCACTGGGGTAGATATTGTCAAAGCGTTGGATCCGGATGCTCCACATCGTGAACGTCGTCCACTTCATGCGTTGGACGAGGAAGATAATTTACGTCTATCACGGTGTATTTTTGCAGAAATTCGTCAAGGAAGAATTGATGAAGCAATGACTCTTTGTAAATACAGTGGACAAACATGGCGTGCTGCTATACTAGAGGGTTGGCGTCTACATGAAGATCCCAATTACGAAACACAATTTAATACTAGGGAAAAGCAGCCAATTGAAGGGAATCCGCGTCGTGATATTTGGAAGAAATGCGCTTGGCTAATGGCTGACTGCAAAAAATTTGACGAATATACCCGCGCAATAGCTGGAGCTTTTTGTGGTCATCTTGATTCTTTAAAGGCATTATTAAATGTTTCATGGGAAGATGTACTTTGGGCTTATCTCAAAGTGCAAATTGATATACGTGTGGAAAGTGAAATACGGGCTTGCTGCATTAAAGCTTATCTTCCCCTACCAGATACTTATTGGAATTCGAAAATGTCATTGGAACAGATATTCGAAGAACTATCGGTTCACAAAGACGCTGCCGTTCGCGACTACAACTGCAGTAAAGTCGGTATAATACAAAAGTATTTGATATTGGACAATATAGGAGAATTGCTACAAATAATGCGGCGTTGGGTTGAGGAGTCTAATAAATCCAACGATCCACGAGATAGTTTATCCCCTCATATTCTACGGTTCATTACGCACATTGTACTTTTTATGCGACAAATTGGACGTGTTGATAAGGAAGAAACAGCCGACTTTATAGTAGCGGCTTATGTtgattgtttaataaaaatgggAGATGCCCAACTAGTTGCTTTTTACACTGCTGCACTACCAGGAAAATTccaaatgtttttatattccAAATTCTTAGAAGGAATTACCGATACTGCGAGTCGTTCAGCAGCACTCACCGAGGCTATTAATGCTGGGCTTGATGTAGAGAATATCACTCGCTATACAGTTGATAATATTCGTCAACGTGTACCAGATATTATCGAGAAAGCTGCCATGTCTGACGCAAAACTAAAAATTGGTGAGATTTCTTCTTTCGATCAGCGAAAAATTAGTGCGTTGGAATGGTTAACTTTTTTACCAACACAACGTGGCGAGCTGTTGTGGCAAGCAAACGCAATGATACGTACTTTTCTTGGCGAGAACAAATCGGAATGTGTACGCGCAGTTTATGAAATTGTCCCTACCGATTCTCTTTcgcaaattattaatatatatggtTCCAATGAGAATTTCCCTTGCCGCGAACAGTGTAGCATCAAGGAATATCTTAGttataaaatttacttaacCGCTATCGAAAGTTTTGGGGAATGGTCACGTCTATTACATAATCGACCAAAGGAACCAAATGTTATCACAGCTGGCGCAAATTTTACTGAACGAGTTGCATCAGAGCATAAAGGGCAAGTTTATCATGCAGATTTAAAACGTTGGGAAGCAAATCTTGAAGAACAAACTAAat TAACACGAGATGCATTATTCAATATATTACTTTTCCCGGAAAAGGGGTGGTTAATTGATCCAGATACGTCAAAAGATCCTGTAAATATCAATGGATTAGATTGGCAGAATCGCCAAATACAATTAGAAAAATTACGTAGCATCTGCATACCCGAGATGGTACTTCTATTGCATAAAGTTTTACACGTCTCGGGCGATTACCAAGGATGTGTTAAGCTGTCAGACGAAATCGCTTCAGAAACTCGACAGCTGTATAAAGTTTATACAAAGCACAAGCTGGCTGAACTGCTCTCCAAGTTATCCGAATCCTCATTGCAGTTATTAAACAAAAAGCTTGACCCATGGGGTTATGTCTCTACactttaa